One Amycolatopsis sp. NBC_00355 genomic window carries:
- a CDS encoding beta-ketoacyl synthase N-terminal-like domain-containing protein, translating to MRNPTPETLRRWLLDTVAEHTGVDAARLEPDRPLGDYGLSSRQAVGIAADLEDLLGTRLPSTLLWESPTIDHLARSLTGGAEPDVAPATDRRRTDPVAVVGLGCRWPGADGLEQFWDLLRTGRDAVRTAPPGRWSADAAPVVGGFLDDVAGFDAEHFGITPREAATMDPQQRMLLEVTWAALEHAGIAPASLRGSRTGVFTGIATHDYGHLTMGGDGVDLWTATGAAGSIAANRLSYVYDLRGPSMAVDTACSSSLVAVHHAVRALRDGEADLALAAGVNLMLLPGPTAAFAAAGLLAGDGRCKTFAAAADGIARAEGCGVVVLKRLADAEVDGDRVLAVIRSSAVNSDGRSNGMAAPNPVAQQAMLRDAYRAAGLDPSTVDYVEAHGTGTLLGDPIEARSLGAVLGAGRLPERPLLIGSVKTNIAHAEAAAGIAGLIKVVLAMTHDVLPPQLHFDAPSPHIPFDELRLRVVTEATPWPRHAGRATAGVSAFGFGGTNAHVVLEEAAPNPASHRAGVRIALVSARTRDRLTERAAQLASWLETSSDPLADVTHTLSRRDNGARHRAAFVAGDTAELASLLRAVEADPLPAGAAIGTARDVEGPVFVFSGHGSQWPGMGRGLLDAEPAFTAQVDKLGDRFTEHTGQSLRALLTTSEPRPLPQTQAAIFGTQIALAARWEALGVRPAAVIGHSLGSAAAAVVSGALDVDEGVHLVATRARLLGRVPAGGMAAVELSPTELAAYAGVELAVDSAPRQLTVAGSAVVLDRLVAELTAAGRTARRLPVEVPGHSAGVVPVVAALREALAELGGRRPAVPWYDTVLADPRELPDFDAGYWAAHLRRPVRFRQAVTAAAEDGHRTFVEVSPHPILRGSVARTLAAAGVDDVVVTGTLRRGQDEVRAFGAAAAALYCAGVRVTPADPGDGARLVDVPPMPWRHERHWFTSTAGGPAEPDRVPAAVAPPGPAPRAETDRLTEIVAAVMGLRPDRLDADVPLVELGLDSLMANRIRETLRRELGTEPDAAAVLRGATLADLNRDLALRRGESPRPARGRAWDAADRLVLRLWTRHTGAEPSGTHVRLSGAGRPAHLAQLLADGLTTELATPVDAAELLRHDSLAAIADVARAVLDTREERGPVHVLTAGDAGVTPLLLFHPGGSTCTVYRPLLDRLPGELPCVGFERVPGGSVEERVERLLPLVRETQRTGPYRLAGWSFGGALAYGVAAKLAEEGEDVELVALIDTMLPLPEPELDPRASSARRFLRFTGYVEGTYGRAVRLGHGELAPLPEDEQIELTMRRVAEAGLLSPGVLRHQHQSFLDTLAAERAVPPPYDGRVVLYRATEPYAAGLALEPRYSRTDAAAGWADLCPRLEIVPVAAHHLSVVDPPHVDVVARHLTGLLWS from the coding sequence ATGAGAAACCCGACGCCCGAAACCCTGCGTCGCTGGCTGCTCGACACCGTCGCCGAGCACACCGGCGTCGACGCCGCCCGGCTCGAACCCGACCGCCCGCTCGGCGACTACGGCCTGTCCTCCCGCCAGGCCGTCGGCATCGCCGCGGACCTCGAAGACCTGCTCGGTACCCGGCTGCCGTCGACCCTGCTGTGGGAAAGCCCGACCATCGACCACCTCGCGCGCAGCCTCACCGGCGGCGCGGAACCCGACGTCGCCCCGGCCACCGACCGGCGCCGCACCGACCCGGTCGCCGTCGTCGGCCTGGGTTGCCGCTGGCCCGGCGCCGACGGCCTCGAGCAGTTCTGGGACCTGCTGCGGACCGGGCGGGACGCCGTCCGGACCGCGCCGCCGGGCCGCTGGAGCGCCGACGCCGCGCCGGTCGTCGGCGGCTTCCTCGACGACGTCGCCGGGTTCGACGCCGAGCACTTCGGCATCACGCCCCGCGAAGCCGCGACGATGGACCCGCAGCAGCGGATGCTCCTGGAGGTGACCTGGGCGGCCCTCGAACACGCGGGGATCGCGCCGGCTTCGCTGCGCGGCAGCCGCACCGGCGTGTTCACCGGGATCGCCACCCACGACTACGGGCACCTGACCATGGGCGGTGACGGCGTCGACCTGTGGACGGCCACCGGCGCCGCGGGCAGCATCGCGGCCAACCGGCTGTCCTACGTGTACGACCTGCGCGGGCCGAGCATGGCCGTGGACACCGCCTGCTCGTCGTCGCTGGTCGCGGTGCACCACGCGGTGCGGGCGCTGCGCGACGGCGAGGCGGACCTGGCGCTGGCCGCCGGCGTCAACCTGATGCTGCTGCCCGGGCCGACCGCCGCGTTCGCCGCGGCCGGGCTGCTCGCCGGCGACGGCCGGTGCAAGACGTTCGCGGCCGCCGCCGACGGCATCGCGCGCGCCGAGGGCTGCGGCGTCGTCGTGCTCAAGCGGCTGGCCGACGCCGAGGTCGACGGCGACCGCGTGCTGGCGGTGATCCGCTCCTCGGCGGTGAACTCCGACGGCCGGTCCAACGGCATGGCGGCGCCGAACCCCGTGGCCCAGCAGGCGATGCTGCGGGACGCCTACCGCGCCGCCGGACTCGATCCGTCCACTGTGGACTATGTCGAGGCCCACGGCACGGGCACCCTTCTCGGCGACCCGATCGAGGCCCGCTCGCTCGGCGCGGTGCTGGGTGCGGGGCGGCTTCCCGAGCGGCCGCTGCTGATCGGCTCGGTGAAGACGAACATCGCGCACGCGGAGGCCGCCGCCGGGATCGCCGGGCTGATCAAGGTCGTGCTGGCCATGACCCACGACGTGCTGCCGCCGCAGCTGCACTTCGACGCGCCCAGCCCGCACATCCCGTTCGACGAGCTGCGGCTGCGGGTCGTCACCGAGGCGACGCCGTGGCCGCGGCACGCCGGGCGCGCCACCGCCGGGGTGTCGGCCTTCGGGTTCGGCGGGACGAACGCGCACGTGGTGCTGGAAGAGGCCGCGCCGAACCCGGCTTCGCACCGCGCGGGCGTCCGGATCGCGCTCGTGTCGGCCCGGACCCGCGATCGGCTCACCGAGCGGGCCGCGCAGCTCGCGAGCTGGCTGGAGACGTCGTCCGATCCGCTCGCCGATGTCACGCACACGTTGTCCCGGCGGGACAACGGCGCCCGGCACCGGGCCGCGTTCGTCGCCGGGGACACCGCCGAGCTGGCGTCGCTGCTGCGCGCCGTCGAGGCCGACCCGCTGCCCGCCGGTGCGGCGATCGGCACCGCGCGGGACGTCGAGGGCCCGGTGTTCGTCTTCTCCGGCCACGGTTCGCAGTGGCCCGGGATGGGCCGCGGGCTGCTGGACGCCGAACCGGCGTTCACAGCCCAGGTCGACAAGCTCGGCGACCGGTTCACCGAGCACACCGGGCAGTCGCTGCGCGCGCTGCTCACGACGTCCGAGCCACGGCCGCTACCGCAGACCCAGGCGGCGATCTTCGGGACGCAGATCGCGCTGGCCGCGCGGTGGGAGGCCCTCGGCGTCCGGCCCGCGGCCGTCATCGGGCACTCCCTCGGGTCGGCGGCGGCCGCCGTGGTGAGCGGTGCTCTCGACGTCGACGAAGGCGTCCACCTGGTGGCCACGCGGGCGCGGCTGCTGGGTCGTGTTCCCGCCGGCGGGATGGCTGCGGTCGAGCTGTCGCCGACCGAGCTGGCGGCGTACGCGGGTGTCGAGCTGGCCGTCGACTCCGCGCCGCGGCAGCTGACGGTGGCCGGGTCCGCGGTGGTCCTGGATCGGCTGGTCGCCGAACTGACGGCCGCCGGTCGCACCGCGCGCCGGCTGCCGGTGGAGGTGCCGGGGCATTCGGCGGGCGTCGTCCCGGTGGTGGCCGCGCTGCGAGAGGCCTTGGCCGAGCTGGGCGGTCGCCGGCCGGCGGTGCCCTGGTACGACACGGTGCTGGCCGACCCGCGCGAGCTGCCGGACTTCGACGCCGGGTACTGGGCCGCGCACCTGCGCCGGCCGGTCCGGTTCCGGCAGGCGGTGACGGCGGCCGCCGAAGACGGGCACCGCACGTTCGTCGAGGTGTCGCCGCACCCGATCCTGCGGGGCTCGGTGGCTCGGACACTCGCGGCCGCCGGTGTCGACGACGTCGTGGTCACCGGGACTCTGCGCCGGGGCCAGGACGAGGTGCGCGCGTTCGGGGCGGCGGCCGCGGCCCTGTACTGCGCGGGGGTGCGGGTCACGCCGGCCGATCCGGGCGACGGGGCGCGGCTGGTGGACGTCCCGCCGATGCCGTGGCGCCACGAGCGGCACTGGTTCACCTCGACGGCCGGGGGGCCTGCCGAGCCGGACCGTGTTCCCGCCGCCGTGGCGCCACCCGGTCCCGCACCCCGCGCGGAGACCGATCGGCTCACCGAAATCGTCGCCGCCGTCATGGGGCTGCGGCCGGATCGGCTCGACGCCGACGTGCCGCTCGTCGAACTCGGGCTGGACTCCCTGATGGCGAACCGGATCCGGGAGACCCTCCGGCGCGAGCTCGGCACCGAGCCCGACGCCGCGGCGGTCCTGCGCGGGGCCACCCTCGCCGACCTCAACCGCGATCTCGCGCTCCGGCGAGGCGAGTCCCCGCGGCCGGCACGCGGACGCGCCTGGGACGCCGCCGACCGCCTGGTCCTGCGGCTGTGGACCCGGCACACCGGGGCCGAGCCGAGCGGCACGCACGTCCGGCTGTCCGGCGCGGGCCGGCCGGCGCACCTCGCGCAGCTGCTCGCCGACGGGCTCACGACCGAGCTGGCGACCCCGGTCGACGCCGCCGAACTGCTGCGGCACGACTCCCTGGCCGCCATCGCCGACGTCGCGCGGGCCGTCCTCGACACCCGCGAGGAACGCGGGCCGGTCCACGTCCTCACGGCCGGGGACGCCGGTGTCACACCGCTGCTGTTGTTCCACCCCGGCGGGAGCACCTGCACCGTCTACCGGCCGCTGCTCGACCGGTTGCCCGGCGAACTGCCGTGTGTCGGCTTCGAACGCGTCCCCGGCGGCAGTGTCGAGGAGCGTGTCGAGCGGCTGCTGCCGCTGGTGCGCGAGACCCAGCGGACCGGGCCGTACCGGCTGGCCGGCTGGTCGTTCGGCGGGGCGCTGGCTTACGGCGTCGCCGCGAAGCTCGCTGAGGAGGGCGAAGACGTCGAACTCGTGGCGCTCATCGACACGATGCTGCCGCTGCCGGAACCGGAACTCGACCCGCGGGCGTCGTCGGCGCGGCGCTTCCTGCGGTTCACCGGGTACGTCGAGGGCACCTACGGCCGGGCCGTCCGCCTCGGTCACGGTGAGCTGGCGCCGCTGCCCGAGGATGAGCAGATCGAGCTGACCATGCGGCGGGTCGCCGAGGCCGGCCTGCTCAGCCCCGGTGTGCTGCGGCACCAGCACCAGTCCTTTTTGGACACGCTCGCCGCGGAACGCGCGGTGCCGCCGCCCTACGACGGCCGGGTGGTGCTCTACCGGGCGACCGAACCGTACGCCGCCGGGCTGGCCTTGGAGCCGCGCTACTCCCGCACCGACGCCGCGGCGGGGTGGGCGGACCTGTGCCCGCGGCTGGAGATCGTGCCGGTGGCGGCGCACCACCTGTCGGTCGTCGACCCGCCGCACGTCGACGTCGTCGCGCGGCACCTGACGGGCCTGCTGTGGTCGTGA
- a CDS encoding fatty acyl-AMP ligase has protein sequence MNLAPESPANDTLTACLRHWATVKPEDPALTFADYSVDRDGRRRTLTWRELAARVDAAASALPVRPGDRVAVLCPQGVDYVVGFLAALTVGAIAVPLFDPGLPGHAGRLTAVLADCAPTAVVTTSAARPAVAEFLGGSVEIVVVDRAATTRTRPAPEAQAGDVAYLQYTSGSTRSPAGVVLTHANALANVRQAVRGLGLDPREASTVSWLPLFHDMGLILGLITPLVLGLRSVLMDPLAFIERPVRWLELLGDRPGAWSAAPNFAFHYCASRVRDADRARLRLGGVAAIVNGAEPINPDVLDRFHTAFAAAGYRPRMTRPSYGLAEATVFVTTAADAAPRVTTFDRDALGEGTAREAGAGVRLVACGAPAGQHVALVAPDTAVALPDGSVGEIWVHGPNVGDGYWQNPLDSTETFGARLTGDHSGLPEGPWLRTGDLGVRHGGELYIAGRLKDLLIVDGRNHYPQDVEATVAAADQAIRPGSVAAFAIEGADTEDAVVVAEHRGHAELTEQSERDLAATVRRLVADAHGLALRDVVLVPQGHVPRTSSGKIARSACRDRYLAHEYGKALVR, from the coding sequence ATGAACCTGGCCCCGGAAAGCCCGGCGAACGACACCTTGACCGCGTGCCTGCGGCACTGGGCGACGGTCAAGCCCGAGGACCCTGCCCTGACCTTCGCCGACTACAGCGTCGATCGCGACGGGCGGCGGCGGACCCTCACCTGGCGGGAGCTGGCCGCGCGCGTCGACGCCGCCGCGAGCGCGCTGCCGGTCCGGCCCGGCGACCGGGTGGCCGTGCTCTGCCCGCAGGGCGTGGACTACGTCGTCGGCTTCCTCGCCGCGCTCACCGTGGGCGCGATCGCCGTGCCGCTGTTCGACCCCGGCCTGCCCGGGCACGCCGGGCGGCTCACGGCGGTGCTCGCCGACTGCGCGCCCACGGCCGTCGTCACGACGTCCGCCGCGCGCCCCGCCGTGGCGGAGTTCCTCGGCGGGAGCGTGGAGATCGTGGTGGTCGACCGTGCCGCCACCACCCGGACCCGGCCCGCTCCGGAGGCGCAGGCCGGCGACGTCGCGTACCTGCAGTACACGTCGGGCTCGACCCGCTCCCCCGCCGGCGTGGTGCTGACCCACGCGAACGCGCTCGCCAACGTGCGGCAGGCCGTGCGGGGGCTCGGCCTCGACCCGCGCGAGGCCAGCACCGTCTCGTGGCTGCCGCTGTTCCACGACATGGGCCTGATCCTCGGCCTGATCACGCCGCTGGTGCTGGGCCTGCGTTCGGTGCTGATGGACCCGCTGGCCTTCATCGAACGGCCGGTCCGCTGGCTGGAGCTGCTGGGCGACCGGCCCGGCGCGTGGAGCGCCGCGCCGAACTTCGCCTTCCACTACTGCGCGAGCCGCGTGCGCGACGCCGATCGCGCCCGGCTGCGCCTCGGCGGTGTCGCCGCGATCGTCAACGGGGCCGAGCCGATCAATCCGGACGTCCTCGACCGCTTCCACACCGCCTTCGCCGCGGCCGGCTACCGGCCGCGGATGACGCGCCCGTCGTACGGCCTGGCCGAGGCGACCGTCTTCGTGACCACCGCCGCCGACGCCGCCCCGCGCGTCACGACGTTCGACCGCGACGCGCTCGGCGAGGGCACCGCGCGGGAGGCGGGTGCCGGCGTCCGGCTGGTCGCCTGCGGTGCCCCGGCAGGCCAGCACGTGGCGCTCGTCGCCCCGGACACCGCCGTCGCGCTCCCGGACGGGTCGGTCGGCGAAATCTGGGTCCACGGCCCCAACGTCGGCGACGGGTACTGGCAGAACCCCCTCGACAGCACGGAAACCTTCGGCGCCCGGCTCACCGGCGACCACAGCGGACTGCCGGAAGGGCCGTGGCTGCGCACCGGCGACCTCGGCGTCCGGCACGGCGGCGAGCTCTACATCGCCGGCCGGCTCAAGGACCTGCTCATCGTCGACGGCCGCAACCACTACCCGCAGGACGTCGAGGCGACCGTGGCCGCCGCGGACCAGGCGATCCGCCCGGGCAGCGTGGCCGCGTTCGCGATCGAGGGCGCCGACACCGAGGACGCGGTCGTCGTCGCGGAGCACCGCGGGCACGCCGAGCTGACCGAACAGTCCGAACGGGACCTGGCCGCGACGGTCCGGCGGCTCGTGGCCGACGCGCACGGCCTGGCGCTGCGGGACGTCGTCCTCGTGCCGCAGGGCCACGTGCCGCGGACCTCCAGCGGCAAGATCGCCCGGAGCGCCTGCCGCGACCGCTACCTCGCCCACGAGTACGGAAAGGCCTTGGTGCGATGA